From the Betaproteobacteria bacterium genome, one window contains:
- the moaA gene encoding GTP 3',8-cyclase MoaA, which yields MITTDTSSTGLQLSGTGTDKVTPVSRHVRDALGRPLRDLRISVTDRCNFRCVYCMPKEIFGLDHPFLERREILTFEEIVRVVRIFKSLGVTKIRLTGGEPLLRRDIERLIGMLAEIGGLDLTLTTNGSLLRRKATALKATGLGRVTVSLDSLDDAVFRAMNDVDYPVARVLEGIDAAAAAGLAPIKVNMVVKRGVNEDSILPMARFFKASGHVLRFIEYMDVGHSNGWRMDDVVPAAEIIARLRREMPLAPVDPNYRGEVAERYVYLDGGGEIGVVASVTRAFCRDCHRVRLSTEGMLYTCLFATHGHDLRALLRAGTADAEILRTLVDLWSARADRYSEIRSEATATLRKIEMSYIGG from the coding sequence ATGATCACGACCGACACGAGCAGCACCGGACTTCAGCTTTCGGGCACGGGCACGGACAAGGTGACGCCCGTGTCGCGACACGTCCGGGATGCGCTCGGCAGGCCGCTGCGCGATCTGCGCATCTCGGTCACCGATCGCTGCAATTTCCGCTGCGTCTACTGCATGCCGAAGGAAATCTTCGGCCTCGATCACCCGTTCCTGGAGCGCCGCGAGATCCTGACGTTCGAGGAAATCGTGCGCGTTGTGCGCATATTCAAGTCGCTGGGCGTTACGAAGATCCGGCTCACCGGTGGCGAGCCGCTGCTGCGGCGCGACATCGAGCGCCTGATCGGGATGCTGGCGGAGATCGGCGGCCTGGACCTCACGCTCACCACCAACGGCTCGCTCTTGCGGAGGAAGGCCACCGCGCTGAAGGCGACGGGGCTCGGGCGGGTGACGGTGAGCCTGGACTCGCTCGACGATGCCGTCTTCCGCGCCATGAACGACGTCGACTACCCGGTCGCGCGGGTGCTCGAAGGCATCGATGCCGCTGCCGCGGCCGGGCTTGCGCCGATCAAGGTGAACATGGTGGTCAAGCGCGGCGTCAACGAAGACAGCATTCTGCCGATGGCGCGCTTCTTCAAGGCTTCGGGGCATGTGCTGCGCTTCATCGAGTACATGGATGTCGGCCACAGCAATGGCTGGCGCATGGACGACGTGGTGCCCGCCGCCGAGATCATCGCGCGCCTGCGGCGCGAGATGCCGCTGGCGCCGGTCGATCCCAACTATCGCGGTGAAGTCGCAGAGCGTTATGTCTATCTCGATGGCGGCGGCGAGATCGGCGTGGTCGCCTCGGTGACGCGCGCCTTCTGTCGCGACTGCCACCGGGTACGCCTGTCCACCGAGGGCATGCTCTACACCTGTCTCTTCGCCACCCACGGGCACGATCTGCGCGCGCTGCTTCGCGCCGGCACGGCGGACGCCGAGATCCTGCGCACCCTGGTCGATCTGTGGTCGGCGCGCGCCGATCGCTATTCGGAGATACGCAGCGAAGCAACGGCCACGCTGCGCAAGATCGAGATGTCGTACATC
- a CDS encoding fumarate hydratase: MTTIHQEDFIQSVADAYQFISYYHPVDYIKGLYEAYQAEQSPAAKDAMAQILINSRMAAEGHRPICQDTGIAIAFVRVGMDVRWDAQLSLQQMVDEGVRRAYTYPENKLRASMLSDPDGARKNTGDNTPAVVHVELVPGNAVEVIVAAKGGGSENKSKFAMMLPNDNIVDWVLSMVPTMGADWCPPGILSLGIGGSPEKAMLVAKWGMMDPINIHELQARGPSNRAEQLRLELFEKVNALGIGAQGLGGLSLVLDVKVNDYPTHAASKPVALLPNCAATRHAHFNLDGSGPAHLEPPSLEDWPRLTLDFSSSRRVNLDTIKREETLTWKSGERLLLSGRLLTGRDAAHKRLVEMMARGEKLPVDFRNRFIYYVGPVDAVRDEAVGPAGPTTSSRMDKFVEPMLAQTGLLGMVGKSERGAQATESIKRHQAVYCIAVGGAAYLVSKAIRKATVLAFPDLGMEAIYEFEVKDMPVTVAVDSTGNAVHKSGPAEWRAKIGKIPVAVA; this comes from the coding sequence ATGACCACGATTCACCAGGAAGACTTCATCCAGAGCGTCGCAGACGCCTACCAGTTCATCAGTTATTACCATCCGGTCGACTACATCAAGGGTCTGTACGAGGCGTACCAAGCGGAGCAGTCGCCGGCCGCGAAGGACGCGATGGCGCAGATCCTGATCAACTCGCGCATGGCCGCGGAGGGTCACCGGCCGATCTGTCAGGACACGGGAATCGCGATCGCCTTCGTGCGCGTCGGCATGGACGTGCGCTGGGACGCCCAACTCAGCCTGCAGCAGATGGTCGACGAGGGGGTGCGGCGTGCCTACACCTATCCGGAGAACAAGCTGCGCGCCTCGATGCTGTCCGACCCGGACGGCGCGCGCAAGAACACCGGCGACAACACGCCGGCGGTGGTGCACGTGGAACTGGTGCCCGGCAATGCCGTGGAAGTGATCGTCGCGGCCAAGGGCGGCGGCTCGGAGAACAAGTCGAAGTTTGCAATGATGCTGCCCAACGACAACATCGTCGACTGGGTGCTTTCCATGGTGCCGACGATGGGTGCCGACTGGTGTCCGCCGGGGATCCTCTCGCTCGGCATCGGCGGCTCGCCGGAGAAGGCGATGCTGGTCGCGAAGTGGGGCATGATGGACCCGATCAACATCCACGAGCTGCAGGCGCGCGGCCCCTCGAATCGCGCCGAGCAGCTGCGCCTGGAACTCTTCGAGAAGGTCAACGCGCTCGGCATCGGCGCCCAGGGGCTGGGCGGGCTGTCGCTGGTGCTCGACGTCAAGGTGAACGACTACCCGACGCACGCGGCCTCGAAGCCGGTCGCACTCTTGCCGAACTGTGCGGCAACGCGCCACGCGCACTTTAACCTGGACGGCAGCGGCCCGGCGCACCTGGAGCCGCCGAGTCTGGAGGACTGGCCGCGGCTCACCCTCGACTTCAGCTCGAGCCGCCGCGTCAACCTCGACACCATCAAGCGTGAAGAAACGCTCACCTGGAAATCCGGCGAGCGGCTCCTGCTGTCGGGGCGGCTGCTGACCGGGCGCGACGCCGCGCACAAGCGGCTGGTCGAGATGATGGCGCGCGGAGAGAAGCTGCCGGTCGACTTCAGGAACCGCTTTATCTATTACGTCGGCCCGGTCGATGCCGTGCGTGACGAAGCCGTGGGGCCGGCAGGTCCGACCACCTCGTCGCGCATGGACAAGTTCGTCGAGCCGATGCTGGCGCAGACAGGTCTGCTCGGCATGGTCGGCAAGTCCGAGCGCGGCGCGCAGGCAACCGAATCCATCAAGCGCCACCAAGCGGTCTACTGTATCGCCGTGGGCGGCGCGGCCTATCTCGTGTCGAAGGCGATCCGCAAGGCTACGGTGCTGGCGTTTCCGGACCTCGGCATGGAGGCGATCTACGAGTTCGAGGTGAAGGACATGCCGGTGACGGTGGCGGTCGACTCGACGGGTAACGCCGTTCACAAGAGCGGCCCGGCCGAATGGCGGGCGAAGATCGGCAAGATTCCGGTGGCGGTCGCATAG